Genomic window (Cucumis sativus cultivar 9930 chromosome 2, Cucumber_9930_V3, whole genome shotgun sequence):
CCTTCCTCTCCTCGCCTTCGTCTCCTGTCTCCGCGGTTCGTCCGTCTCCTCCCTCTCCTCTCTTCCGACGGTGATCTCAAATCAggtataaaattatttatctattgTTTTTggtataaataaaatttaaattccaatttttatgtttttggttTTCCTTCAAATCATTATGTCGTACATATTCTTAGTTTGTTGAGTTCAAGACTGACAATAGACATACAAGGATAGCACCTTGTTCATGCAACTTCTCCGAGACAACTTGACTTTTTGGACTTCTGATATTGGTAATCAACCTGGCGATAGAGATTAAGGAAGCACCAAAACGTGAATCAGGGGAGGGACATGGACAGTAGTTTGCATTGTTGAGTTGATACTTGATAGGAGTAGTtgtattcttctctttttttagcTACTTGGTTTGAATGTCTTATTATTTATGAGAATCTGATGTTTGaatgatttgatatatatattttgtttgaacaCATTGATCTgcatttgatattaaattgaaaatgttaaagcATAAAAGTTGTAAGTAAATCCTaaacccaaagaaaaaaaaaacctacaaCCCAACCCGTTTACACTCCTAGCTCTCATCTACAGTCGAATCGTTTTGGAATTCATGATATTGCGTGTATTTTGGGGTGAAAGTTGTCTTTAATTAGACTAGTGACAGTTCATTATTGATTGTGGAGAAATTTATGAccatctaattttaatttgaacaaGGGAGGATGAAAATAATTGGGAAATCGGATACCCATTGCATGTTATGTCCAACTAGTactcattttttctttgttctgaTATTCTTCAGGAACAATGGCCGTTGAAGTTGATGTGGTTAACCAGGAACTGACCCTGCCTCATCACGATGTGAAGCTGTTCAACCGGTGGACCTTTGATGATGTCCAAGTGAATGACATCTCTCTGGTTGATTACGTTGGTGTTGCACCTGCCAAGCATGCCACCTATGTCCCCCACACTGCCGGGAGGTACTCTGTCAAGCGCTTTAGAAAAGCTCAGTGCCCAATTGTTGAGAGGCTCACAAATTCTCTGATGATGCACGGAAGAAACAACGGGAAGAAACTCATGGCTGTCAGGATTATTAAGCATGCAATGGAGATTATTCATCTTCTAACCGATCTCAACCCAGTTCAAGTCATTGTCGATGCGGTTGTTAACAGTGGACCACGTGAAGATGCCACTCGAATCGGCTCAGCTGGTGTTGTTAGGCGTCAAGCTGTGGATATATCCCCTTTGCGACGTGTTAATCAGGCAATCTATCTTCTTACAACAGGTGCTCGTGAGGCCGCTTTCAGAAACATCAAAACAATTGCAGAATGCTTGGCGGATGAACTTATTAATGCAGCAAAGGGATCATCCAACAGTTATGCAATCAAGAAAAAGGATGAGATTGAGAGAGTTGCTAAGGCAAATCGTTGAGAGGTTATTTTTTGTGTTACGGCAAGAGTTTTCtgttatttttcttgtctGTTTTACACTCTTAAAATGAACGCTATAGTCTAAATCTACCGGTTTTGAATTTCTTATTTGGACAAATCATGTCTACTACTTGACTTTAAAGTTTTGGTATAATGTCATTTCATCAAAACAGCCAAATGCATGTGTTTCTTGAAATGGTGTCATTGTAACTTTATCTTTCTTAATTTAGTCTATGTAGTTAGTTTTTTCTAAGGCTAAAATGTATGTTGTGTTTTGATATTGTCTTTATAACTAAACTGTTTGCTCGTTGCCCCACTTCATCTGTggattcttttgaaaatatgagtTGGGCTTGTTGGtcgaaccaaaaaaaaatattcaaccaGAGACTCAATCCAAATAGTTTGAGTTTTGAGTTATCAGATTGTTCGAGCACTCATTTCTTAGCGTCAAAGTGCTATTATGGAACCCATTAAACAGcagcaagaaaaaaaaaaggtgctATAAGGTTTATGGATAAAAAGCAACGAAGAATATTGAAGCTTCAAAAGACCATAGGACTTCAATCTTACGACTGAAtacatttgaatttgaataagaaaagGGTGTTGTACCAAACCAAATGCTTCATGCCATGAATAGGGTTCCGTGAATGACCCATTAGTGAGCCCAAATGAGATAGATATGAGGAAGTGAGAATGAGGCTGTTGTGTGTGGCCCATATGACTTGTAGTTAGAGTTTGTGCAAGTTTCCAAAACTGCCCCCACCTTTTAtgttgtcttcttcttcatctgaACCACCAGCAAATTTCAATACCCCACcatttccttccttcttcaaCTTTCCCCGGCACCTCCTTCTCGGGCGATTCCATGGCCATGTCTTCCCATTTCTATGTTGAACCCACGAACTCACTTCTCTGGCTTTTATTTCTCCATGAATTTTGCGTTATCATCTCCGTCTTTTAGACAACATCTGAACGATAAGATTTCAATCACAAAACTTTATTACTTTAGTTGAGTTGTACTTGTTTTGACTAGTTGTACATAACTCTactaacaaattttttaataaatataacgttggtaaaaataaaaccttcataaatttattaaatagtagatatgaatatatatataattgatattcGTAAGTAGAGAAAGCCATATCTAAACATGACATAGAATAACTTTTGCACTCATTGAAAAGTGACTTTTCTTAGACTGAAATCGGTTTAGATTGATTTAGTAAAAAAcgataaactatttacaatcCATTTAATAAAactactaaaaaataaaattcattattataaatattattttcttttaaaaaattcatctatttaaactatttttacaaaagaaaaaaccatttaaaacACCAATTTTAAAGGTTATTTTGTGTAGTTGTAAAAAAcactctatttttttaaaaaaaaaattaaaatatacctTAATTAGAATAGGGAAGATTATGTGAATTATCACactctatatatacatacatatatatatcattgtcTTTTTTAACCTCTGAATGGTTCAAAACACTCaactctaaatttaattatgcaCATTGTTTAAGAGCATCCATaatgaatattttgattatttat
Coding sequences:
- the LOC101210722 gene encoding 40S ribosomal protein S5, translated to MLIELNWIEKNYFFKLVGVSKISRLKISLSSRVPSPFLLIAPHLLSSPSSPRLRLLSPRFVRLLPLLSSDGDLKSGTMAVEVDVVNQELTLPHHDVKLFNRWTFDDVQVNDISLVDYVGVAPAKHATYVPHTAGRYSVKRFRKAQCPIVERLTNSLMMHGRNNGKKLMAVRIIKHAMEIIHLLTDLNPVQVIVDAVVNSGPREDATRIGSAGVVRRQAVDISPLRRVNQAIYLLTTGAREAAFRNIKTIAECLADELINAAKGSSNSYAIKKKDEIERVAKANR